TCAATCGGCTCAAGGATTTTCGGGCCATCGCCACCCGATACGAGAAGCGCGGACACCAGTTTTTAGCCGGTGTCCACGTCGCTTGCATCCTCCTCTGGCTCTGAAATTTCAGCCAGACAGACCCTAGCTGATCCAGGCGCATTCCTGTGCTCACCCTGCACACCCCACGCCTGACCCGCCGTGGCCGCCGCGCACAACCGCCGTCAACCCCGCCGCGCCTACAACCTCGCCGTCCTTCTGGAGGGGCGGGTGGTCGGCTGGCTGGGCTTCGGGCAGACTCCGGAACCCTCACCGCGCCGGTTCGAGTTCGGGTACGCCTTGCTGCCGTCCGTGTGGGGCCGAGGCTCCATGACGGAAACTTTGGAGGCCGCCCTGGCGTTCATGTTCGGCCCGCTGGGGGCGGACCTCGTTGTCGGGGCGTGCGAGACGGGCAACACGGCGTCCGTCCGGGTGATGGAGAGGGCCGGGATGCGTCTGGTTCACACCCGGAGCGAGGCAGAGGCGGGCGCGGCGCGCGAGGTCTGCCGCTTCGTCATGGACCGGCCAGCCTGGCAACTCGTTCGAGGCACCGGCCTCCCCTGAGCGGCGCAGGGGAAGCTCACCCGTTGGGCAGGTTCTGCCACGGCGAGGGAGGAGGGGGCAGACTCACCGCGACCGTCACCACCGTCCCCTCCGGCGTCTGCGGGTCGATGTTCAGCCAGTGGCTCACGAGCACGGGCGGATTGGGCTGCGGGTCGAGGGCCCGCACGAGCACCCGGCCCCGCGCGGGCACGAACACGCACCAGCCCTCCGGCGCGGCGGCGAAGGAGCGCACCGGCAGGACGCTCTGGAGGCTCAGGTCCTCGGGGGTGGCCCAGTACTCCACGAGCAGGCAGGCGTACTCGCGGCCCAGGTCGTGGGCGCCGAGGTCGAACCCGATCTCCACCGCGTCGGGCAGGCCGGGAATCAGGTTCGTCCACCCCGGAACCACGAGGCGCCCGCTGTGAAGGCTCTTGAAGTGCCCGGGAGGCTCGGTCATGGAGAGCGGCCTTCCTCCTCCGGTCGTCCGCCGCGCGGCAGAGTCCGCACCAGAACGAACCCGACCGCGAGGAACAGCGGCGGCGTGAGGTTCACGGTGGTCTCGGCGTCCTTCTCGGGCGTCAGGGCGTTTTGCCCGCGGGAGGTGATCATGCGCCCAGCGTACCCGCTCGGCCCGAATACCAGCGCCCGCCTCCCCCCGGCACACCCCTAGGACACCCACGTTTCTTGAGTCCGGTCATGTTAACCTGGAGGGTGGAGGCCGGGTGCTCACGTGTCCGGCGACAACAAACCTATGGATTACTACGAACTGCTGGGCGTCGCCAAGTCGGCGAGCGCCGACGAGATCAAGAGCGCGTACCGCAAGCTGGCCCTCAAGTACCACCCCGACCGCAACAAGGAGGAGGGGGCCGCCGAGCAGTTCGCGCGCATCAACGAGGCCTACGCGGTCCTGAGCGACCCCGAAAAGCGCGCCCATTACGACCGCTTCGGCAGCGCGCCCGGTAACGGGATGCCGGGCGGCGACCCCTTCGGCGGGATGGGCGGGGCGGGCTTCGACCCGATGGACATCTTCGAGCAGCTCTTCGGCGGACTCGGGGGCGGTCGCGGGGGCCGACGGGGTCCGGCGCGCGGGGACGACATCGAGACCGAGGCGCGCGTGACCCTGCTCCAGGCCCGCGCGGGCGAGGAGATCGAGGTCGAGGTGGATCGCCTGACGGGCTGCGAGCACTGCCACGGCAGCCGCACCGAGCCCGGCGGCAAGCCCCCCAAGACCTGCTCGACCTGCGGCGGGGTGGGGGCAGTTCGCGCGCAGGCCCGCACGATCTTCGGGGTGGTCGAGACCCAGCAGCCCTGCCCGACCTGCCGCGGCGAGGGCCAGCTTATCCAGGACCCCTGCACGGTCTGCAAGGGCCGGGGCCGCACGCTGGGGGCCGAGACGGTGAAGGTCAAGCTCCCGCGCGGCATCGACGAGGGCTACCGCATCCGGGTGGCGGGCAAGGGCAACGAGGGGCCGGGCGGCAACGGCGACCTCTACGTCCACATCGAAATGGAGCCCCACCCCGAGCTGCGCCGCGAGCAAGAACACCTGATCCACACCGCGAAGATCGGCTTCGCCAAGGCGGCGCTCGGCGGCGAGGTCACGGTGCCCACCCTCGACGGCCCGCAGACCGTGGAGGTCAAACCCGGGACCGGGCACGGCGAACTCCACCGCCTGCGCGGCCAGGGCCTCCCCCGATTGCAGGGGGCCGGGACGGGCGACCTGATCGTCGAGTACGAGATCACGGTCCCCAAGCCCGGCCAGCTCAGCGCCGAGGCGCGGGAAGCCCTGCACGCCTACGCCCGCGCGGTGGGCGACGAGGTGACCGAACAGCGCGAGGGCTTCCTGGGCAAGGT
This genomic interval from Deinococcus planocerae contains the following:
- a CDS encoding GNAT family N-acetyltransferase; protein product: MAAAHNRRQPRRAYNLAVLLEGRVVGWLGFGQTPEPSPRRFEFGYALLPSVWGRGSMTETLEAALAFMFGPLGADLVVGACETGNTASVRVMERAGMRLVHTRSEAEAGAAREVCRFVMDRPAWQLVRGTGLP
- a CDS encoding uracil-DNA glycosylase, yielding MTEPPGHFKSLHSGRLVVPGWTNLIPGLPDAVEIGFDLGAHDLGREYACLLVEYWATPEDLSLQSVLPVRSFAAAPEGWCVFVPARGRVLVRALDPQPNPPVLVSHWLNIDPQTPEGTVVTVAVSLPPPPSPWQNLPNG
- the dnaJ gene encoding molecular chaperone DnaJ, translated to MDYYELLGVAKSASADEIKSAYRKLALKYHPDRNKEEGAAEQFARINEAYAVLSDPEKRAHYDRFGSAPGNGMPGGDPFGGMGGAGFDPMDIFEQLFGGLGGGRGGRRGPARGDDIETEARVTLLQARAGEEIEVEVDRLTGCEHCHGSRTEPGGKPPKTCSTCGGVGAVRAQARTIFGVVETQQPCPTCRGEGQLIQDPCTVCKGRGRTLGAETVKVKLPRGIDEGYRIRVAGKGNEGPGGNGDLYVHIEMEPHPELRREQEHLIHTAKIGFAKAALGGEVTVPTLDGPQTVEVKPGTGHGELHRLRGQGLPRLQGAGTGDLIVEYEITVPKPGQLSAEAREALHAYARAVGDEVTEQREGFLGKVGKIFRGE